A genomic segment from Peribacillus sp. ACCC06369 encodes:
- a CDS encoding nitroreductase family protein: protein MTKNTMSKEEYLNKSKELNIPLEKPKALTDTDFITVAKERRSVRQYDAEYVMTEEEIREILDVAIQAPSSSNLQPWRFLVIQDKQTQQELLPIANNQQQIVDASAVIAVLADIEGYKNAERIYGELVNKGIMKNEIKEPYVASIMHNYGNFSAEKALSVAMIDGGLVSMQIMLAAKAKGYDTVPMGGFDEAQFVDALNVPENFKPVMLISVGKGTKAGFEKVRLPLDSILTWNKY, encoded by the coding sequence ATGACAAAAAATACAATGAGTAAAGAAGAGTACCTAAATAAATCGAAAGAATTGAATATACCGCTTGAAAAGCCGAAGGCCCTTACTGATACAGACTTCATTACGGTAGCAAAAGAACGGAGATCTGTTCGCCAATACGATGCTGAATACGTGATGACTGAAGAAGAAATTCGTGAAATCCTGGATGTTGCGATTCAAGCACCGTCTTCTTCCAACTTGCAGCCATGGAGATTCCTTGTGATTCAAGATAAGCAAACCCAACAAGAATTGCTGCCCATCGCAAATAACCAACAACAAATTGTTGATGCCTCTGCTGTCATTGCCGTTTTAGCTGATATAGAAGGGTACAAAAATGCAGAGCGGATTTATGGTGAATTAGTAAATAAGGGGATCATGAAGAATGAAATAAAAGAGCCATATGTAGCCTCAATCATGCATAATTATGGTAACTTTTCTGCTGAAAAGGCTTTAAGTGTAGCTATGATTGACGGTGGCTTGGTTTCCATGCAGATCATGTTAGCTGCAAAAGCAAAAGGTTACGATACAGTACCAATGGGAGGGTTCGATGAAGCCCAATTTGTTGATGCATTAAATGTACCGGAAAACTTCAAACCCGTCATGTTAATCTCCGTTGGGAAAGGGACAAAAGCAGGATTTGAAAAAGTCCGTTTGCCACTCGATTCTATATTGACTTGGAATAAATACTAA
- a CDS encoding sigma 54-interacting transcriptional regulator — MMSDNNVKRVLETIISTSNNNITVTDEKGFILFTNPNHWWIYGIEPDHYLGKSVYQLETEGILSPSISAMVLKEKTPVQIMQHTKTGKIVMSTAYPIFDDDGELIRVVSYAQDQTEIRNLQDQYGQLEKKIQEYQSEVEELREQEELIYRSKEMRQIAKTILRVSKTDATVMLLGESGVGKSVFARRLHNQSYRSKEPFIEVNCSTIPESLFESEMFGYEAGSFTGAQKHGKQGLIEQADNGTLFLDEIGELPLDMQVKLLNVLQEKTFKRVGGKKEHKIDFRLVTATNQNLEEMVEKGTFRLDLYYRLNVIPVQIPPLRERKEDIAILINHNLEIINKKYKTDKKLHPSTYEILIQHKWSGNVRELENLIERLILTSEDSIIFPGFLPSHFHGQKSLEKKDDTLMIEHMMVDDRDLNTALEQVEKWMMMKASKQCKSTYEMAKFLGISQPSVVRKMKKYKGQLPIK, encoded by the coding sequence ATGATGAGTGATAACAATGTGAAAAGAGTTTTGGAAACGATCATCAGCACATCGAATAATAATATTACCGTGACCGATGAAAAGGGATTCATTTTATTTACGAATCCTAACCATTGGTGGATTTATGGAATTGAACCCGACCATTATCTTGGAAAATCCGTTTACCAGCTAGAAACGGAAGGAATTCTTTCACCTTCGATTTCTGCCATGGTATTGAAAGAGAAAACACCTGTCCAGATCATGCAGCATACGAAGACGGGAAAAATCGTCATGTCGACTGCCTATCCCATCTTTGATGATGATGGTGAATTGATTCGTGTCGTCAGTTATGCTCAAGATCAAACTGAAATCAGGAACCTCCAGGATCAGTACGGTCAATTGGAGAAAAAGATTCAAGAATATCAATCGGAGGTCGAGGAACTTAGGGAGCAGGAAGAGCTGATCTATCGCAGCAAGGAAATGCGGCAAATCGCCAAAACGATACTCCGTGTTTCCAAAACGGATGCCACCGTCATGCTTCTTGGGGAATCGGGTGTGGGTAAGAGCGTCTTCGCCCGCCGGCTACATAATCAGAGTTACCGCAGCAAAGAGCCATTCATCGAAGTTAACTGCAGTACCATTCCAGAAAGTCTCTTTGAATCTGAAATGTTTGGATACGAGGCGGGATCCTTCACCGGTGCGCAAAAACATGGGAAGCAAGGGCTGATTGAACAGGCAGATAACGGAACCTTATTTCTGGATGAAATCGGGGAGCTACCCCTGGATATGCAAGTGAAATTATTAAATGTCCTGCAAGAGAAGACTTTTAAAAGAGTGGGAGGAAAAAAAGAGCATAAGATAGATTTCCGGCTTGTGACAGCAACCAATCAAAACCTTGAGGAAATGGTCGAAAAGGGAACTTTCAGGCTCGATTTGTATTACCGCTTAAATGTAATTCCCGTCCAAATACCGCCTTTACGAGAAAGAAAAGAAGATATTGCCATCTTGATCAATCATAATCTCGAAATCATCAACAAGAAATACAAGACAGATAAGAAATTGCACCCTTCCACTTACGAAATCCTTATTCAGCATAAATGGTCAGGGAACGTTCGTGAATTGGAAAATCTGATTGAACGGCTCATTTTGACCTCGGAAGACTCCATCATTTTCCCAGGCTTCCTCCCCTCCCATTTCCATGGACAAAAATCTTTGGAGAAAAAAGATGATACCCTAATGATCGAACATATGATGGTTGATGATCGTGATCTCAATACCGCTCTCGAACAAGTGGAGAAATGGATGATGATGAAAGCGAGTAAACAATGTAAATCCACATATGAAATGGCTAAATTCTTAGGTATCAGCCAGCCTTCCGTCGTTAGGAAAATGAAGAAATATAAAGGTCAACTACCCATTAAGTAA
- the lepB gene encoding signal peptidase I — protein MKKEVKSEVFSWLKSILFALLIVFICQQFLFTPVTVKGESMEPTYENDDRIVVTKVGMPERFDMVVFYAPDADEKYIKRVIGLPGDSVEMKDDVLFINGKKYTEPYLKTKKEEIPPDENLTENFTLNDLLGKSKVPVGHLFVMGDNRRNSWDGRRFGFISEESLVGKVKFRIYPLNEIGVPR, from the coding sequence ATGAAGAAAGAAGTGAAAAGTGAAGTGTTCTCGTGGTTGAAATCTATCTTATTCGCTTTACTGATCGTGTTCATTTGCCAACAGTTTTTATTTACGCCAGTCACAGTCAAAGGTGAATCAATGGAGCCGACTTATGAAAATGATGACCGGATCGTGGTAACTAAAGTCGGAATGCCGGAACGCTTCGATATGGTCGTATTTTATGCTCCGGACGCGGATGAGAAGTATATAAAAAGGGTGATCGGTTTACCGGGTGACAGTGTTGAAATGAAAGATGATGTCCTATTTATCAATGGGAAAAAGTATACAGAACCATATTTGAAAACAAAAAAGGAGGAAATTCCACCTGACGAAAATCTGACGGAGAATTTCACCTTGAATGATTTACTTGGGAAATCCAAAGTACCTGTTGGTCATTTATTTGTCATGGGGGATAATCGAAGGAACAGCTGGGATGGAAGGAGATTTGGTTTTATTTCGGAGGAATCACTTGTGGGGAAAGTGAAGTTTCGTATCTACCCATTAAATGAAATAGGGGTGCCGAGATAA
- a CDS encoding thiamine pyrophosphate-binding protein — protein sequence MAGNRTLGQFLYDCLKAEGITEIFGVPGDYNFSLLDTLEDYDGIEFINGRNELNAGYAADAYARVKGMSALITTFGVGEMSACNAIAGAYSENVPLIHIVGSPKSMMQQEKELAHHTLMDGDFDVFRKVYEHITSYTAILTPENAAREIPAAIRIAKEKKKPVYLVVAIDLVTKPLLSHSEPSEDMAKTNVGALQSAMEHIKGMLEHVNKAVLLVDVKTLRYNLQKPVLQLAERLNVPVASLMQGKGGFDESHPQYIGVYGGAFGSKDVTQTVEEADFIIAVGAVWSDVNTSKGTAKLNPLKMVEIQPDTLKVGEASYMNVRAEEILNALQDTGYRQNESVGTISFPYDTMVEDPTAQLEAASYYPRIQQMLKENDIVVTETGTFSYGMSQVRLPKGATYIAQGGWQSIGYATPAAFGACIADKNRRVLLFTGDGSIQLTVQEISSMLENGCKPIVFILNNNGYTIEKFLNVKVDIEKQKYNEIPEWDYTKLAEAFGQEAFTARVETNGELDDAITNAQDMNAEKLCLIELVVKNQMDAPDYLQKIRQYLEKQEKQK from the coding sequence TTGGCTGGGAACAGAACCTTGGGACAATTTTTATACGATTGCTTAAAAGCAGAGGGCATTACAGAGATTTTTGGTGTACCCGGAGACTATAATTTCTCATTGCTAGATACTTTGGAAGATTACGATGGGATTGAGTTCATTAATGGACGAAATGAACTCAATGCTGGTTATGCAGCGGATGCCTATGCCCGGGTGAAGGGCATGTCGGCACTGATCACCACTTTTGGTGTCGGTGAAATGAGCGCATGTAATGCAATCGCTGGTGCGTACAGTGAAAATGTGCCGCTCATACATATTGTCGGCTCGCCAAAGTCCATGATGCAACAGGAGAAGGAGCTTGCCCATCATACGTTAATGGATGGAGATTTTGATGTTTTCCGTAAGGTTTATGAGCATATCACCAGTTATACGGCAATTCTTACACCAGAAAACGCAGCTAGGGAGATACCGGCTGCAATCAGAATCGCGAAAGAAAAGAAAAAGCCCGTTTATTTGGTAGTGGCTATAGATCTCGTAACAAAACCGTTGCTTTCTCACAGCGAGCCTTCAGAAGATATGGCCAAAACGAATGTCGGTGCGTTGCAGTCAGCAATGGAGCATATAAAAGGAATGTTAGAACATGTAAACAAAGCGGTTCTGCTTGTCGACGTAAAAACACTTCGTTATAACCTGCAGAAACCCGTACTGCAGCTCGCTGAGCGGTTAAATGTTCCAGTTGCTTCGTTAATGCAGGGGAAAGGCGGATTTGATGAGAGTCATCCCCAGTATATTGGTGTATACGGCGGAGCTTTCGGAAGTAAGGATGTAACTCAGACTGTTGAAGAAGCGGATTTCATCATAGCCGTTGGTGCTGTTTGGTCAGACGTAAATACTTCCAAAGGGACAGCAAAGCTTAACCCGCTGAAAATGGTGGAAATTCAACCTGACACATTAAAAGTGGGAGAAGCCAGTTATATGAATGTCAGGGCTGAGGAAATTCTAAATGCCCTCCAGGACACCGGCTACCGGCAGAACGAATCTGTTGGAACCATCTCGTTTCCGTATGACACAATGGTTGAAGACCCAACAGCACAACTGGAAGCGGCTTCCTATTATCCACGGATTCAGCAAATGTTGAAGGAAAATGACATTGTGGTCACGGAAACAGGAACATTCTCTTATGGCATGTCACAGGTCAGATTGCCGAAAGGGGCGACCTATATTGCACAGGGAGGCTGGCAGAGCATCGGATATGCGACTCCCGCCGCTTTCGGGGCTTGTATAGCGGATAAAAACAGACGTGTTCTTTTGTTTACCGGTGACGGCTCGATACAGCTGACAGTACAGGAAATAAGCTCGATGCTGGAGAACGGATGCAAGCCCATCGTGTTCATCCTCAACAATAACGGCTATACGATAGAAAAATTCTTAAACGTAAAGGTCGATATAGAAAAACAGAAATACAACGAGATACCAGAGTGGGATTATACAAAACTGGCTGAAGCGTTTGGTCAAGAGGCATTCACAGCACGAGTCGAGACGAATGGTGAACTGGATGATGCCATCACAAATGCTCAGGATATGAATGCCGAGAAACTTTGCCTTATAGAATTGGTCGTGAAAAATCAAATGGATGCACCGGATTATTTGCAAAAAATAAGGCAGTATCTTGAAAAGCAAGAGAAGCAAAAGTAA
- the cobT gene encoding nicotinate-nucleotide--dimethylbenzimidazole phosphoribosyltransferase — MTKGLAAISIPMLDVEMGRQVKGHVDSLTVPQGSLGRLEEWIIELAKMTGEAFPDISKPGVIVFAADHGITEEGVSAYPKEVTEQMALNFLNDGAAINVFSRAIDACLDIVDIGIDSEIKAPGLTSRKVRNGTRNFYKEDAMTKEEVIQALEIGYDRAQKMIARGVNCLILGEMGIGNTTSSSAIISVVSGKSVESLVGQGTGLKSEGILHKQRIIEEAISLRKPNPDDPINILMKIGGFEIAGMTGAMLAAANDRIPILVDGFITTTAAVLANLFSGRAADYMFIGHRSAEPGHRTAIELLGKEPILDLGMRIGEGTGAAVAYPILKAATLVVKEMATFESAGVSNK; from the coding sequence ATGACGAAGGGTTTGGCCGCGATTTCCATCCCGATGCTGGATGTAGAAATGGGACGGCAGGTAAAAGGTCATGTCGATTCCCTGACTGTTCCTCAGGGGAGCTTAGGACGGCTTGAGGAATGGATAATCGAATTGGCCAAGATGACAGGTGAGGCCTTTCCGGACATTTCGAAACCAGGGGTGATCGTGTTTGCAGCCGATCATGGAATTACTGAAGAAGGGGTTTCGGCTTATCCAAAAGAGGTGACGGAACAAATGGCGCTCAATTTCCTGAATGACGGAGCAGCCATCAATGTATTCAGCCGCGCGATAGATGCTTGCTTGGACATTGTCGATATAGGGATCGATTCAGAAATCAAAGCACCGGGGTTAACTTCGAGAAAAGTCCGCAATGGAACTAGAAACTTTTATAAAGAAGATGCGATGACAAAGGAAGAAGTAATTCAAGCGCTTGAAATTGGATATGACCGTGCACAGAAAATGATTGCCCGTGGAGTTAATTGCCTGATTCTTGGTGAAATGGGAATCGGTAATACGACATCCAGTTCTGCCATCATCTCTGTCGTAAGCGGAAAAAGTGTCGAGTCGCTAGTGGGACAGGGAACAGGATTGAAGTCTGAAGGGATTTTACATAAGCAAAGAATAATTGAAGAAGCCATTTCATTAAGAAAACCTAATCCTGATGACCCAATCAATATTTTGATGAAAATCGGTGGATTCGAAATTGCAGGTATGACAGGGGCCATGCTTGCTGCAGCGAATGACCGTATCCCCATTCTTGTTGATGGTTTCATTACAACCACGGCTGCTGTATTGGCCAACCTTTTTTCCGGACGTGCAGCCGATTATATGTTCATTGGACATCGATCTGCAGAACCAGGTCATAGAACGGCCATAGAATTGCTTGGTAAGGAGCCTATCCTTGATTTAGGAATGAGAATCGGAGAAGGAACAGGGGCCGCAGTGGCATACCCCATCCTTAAGGCAGCGACATTGGTGGTAAAAGAAATGGCAACATTTGAATCGGCAGGCGTGTCAAATAAATAA